The nucleotide window CCTTCTTGGCCTTGGCCGCCTTGGGCTTGGCGGCTTTGGGCTTCGCTGCCTTGGTAGCCTTCTTGGGGCTCTTGGCCGCTTTCTTGGCCGCTGCGGCGGGCTTCTTCACCTTCTTTGGGCTCTTGGCGGCCTTTTTGGGTGTAGCGGGCTTCTTGGCCTTCTTGGGGGACTTCTTTGCGGCCACGGCCTTCTTGGCTGCTACCTTCTTGGGCTTCTTGGCGGCGGCGGGCTTCTTGGCGGCCACCTTCTTAGCTTTGGGGGCTGCGGCTTTCTTGGCGGGCTTCTTTGCCTCGACGGCCTTCTTGTTGAGCTTGAAGGAGCCGGAAGCACCGGTGCCCTTAGTCTGGACCAGGGTGCCCTTGGTGACGAGGCTCTTGACGGCGATCTTGACACGGGAGTTGTTCTTCTCCACGTCGTAGCCGCCTGCCGCCAGAGACTTCTTGAGCGCGGCCAGGGACACGCCGCTCCTCTCCTTGGAGGCGGACACCGCCTTGACGATGAGCTCGCCTACGCTGGGTCCCGCTTTCTTGGGCTTGGCTGCTGCCTTCTTCTTGGGTGCCTTGGCCGGCGCGGCGGCGGCGGGTGCTGGTGCGACTTCTGCCATGTCTGTCGTTCGgtccggtaaacacacacacttacaacactACGGTAGTCTGTGAGGAGGAGTACTTTGCTGTAGACGCTGCTCTGCGCTATTGAAGCTCCACACCGTGCAGGGGGCTGGCCTTAAACGCGACATGAGAACCATGTAGACTCAAGCCACCCAGCTCGGCTTCTCCGGGCTGGCCAAATGCTCTTTCACTTGTGTTTTCTGGTCGCCAATATCGGGCCAAAAGTCACCGACGGAGCCGCGTTTTTGGCCCAAAAGCGAACGGCCCAGCGAGCAGACTTGTGTCCGTTCAGAATAAAGTCATGTGGGCTGCAGAAGCCCCGTGCATTTTGCTGCGACTCGCTCAAAACCTCACCGTTCGACTGTCGGGTGGAGCGGTGCGCACTGCTTTTCCTGTGCTATTTGTCTCCTAAATGGCCTAAAAGTGCATCCGATTGCGAGCACCATTGATTGTGGAGTGAGCCGAGATGTCTGGCAAGGGAATCAAATGGTTTGGCGTCCCCTGATGTGCTCCTTGGTGTTTTAAAGGAGAGCTCTTTTGGGGACCTTAAAACACATGCACTTGTGAGGCCTGGCTGAGACTAGTTTCACGTTGTATTCGTCATGTGTCCAGGAGGCAAACGAGAAATAATACACTGTCCAACGACATGCTTACttgcactttgtgtgtgtgtgtgtgatgttttattagtatgagtttattagttggatttggagcctgtgtgttttcttgtgctaggtagtctctctctctgtctgtgtgtctctttcaaaagcgtgtcagagagagagagagagagagagagagagagataggcttgtGGCCTTCTCGCAGTCCTTCCTCGCTTGACTCCGCAGCGTGACTCACTCGTGCCGGTCTTTGTGTCTGTGGGTCTTGGTGTCTGGCTGTGCGGCCGGCGCTATGGAGGCTGGCGCCCCATGTGCTTGTCCGCCCTGATataggcctagagagagagatttggagcctcttcttctctctcctcctccctcttgtacaggtgtgtgtaagggatgtgaaacggctagtttcaatcggtgacgtcacttgctctgagactgttgttgatgatgtgtgcagagggtccctggttcggcctaaagttatactgttacacaggctccagtcatcggagcacgagtggaatcccactcactgtgttatactgccatgcacacattcctaccctgttcatgtcagcatcatttattccctctcccccctttttgacatgtcctccacacacacacacacatatatggatttgcttttttcactgacaggttgggtggctcttaaaagagcctttgggttacTACAGCACTCCAAATGGGCTGTTTACTTGGAGCTGGTGTACTTGGTCACGGCCTTGGTGCCCTCGGACACTGCGTGCTTGGCCAGCTCTCCGGGGAGCAGCAGGCGCACTGCGGTCTGGATCTCCCTGGAGGTGATGGTGGAACGCTTGTTGTAGTGGGCCAGGCGAGACGACTCTCCGGCGATACGCTCGAAGATGTCGTTCACGAACGAGTTCATGATTCCCATGGCCTTGGAGGAGATGCCGGTATCGGGGTGGACCTGCTTCAGGACTTTGTACACGTAAATGGCGTAGCTCTCCTTCCTCGACTTTCGGCGTTTCTTGCCGCCTTTCCCTGCGGTCTTGGTGACGGCTTTCTTGGAGCCCTTCTTGGGCGCGGACTTTGCTGGCTCGGGCATGATGCTGATGTCTCGCTGCTTCTCACAAACgaatgagggggtggagagccctttccctcttatgaagacgaagctaagctaattcgccggccgtggacacacccctgctttctcataggcgcccctgccatttgcccagtggagctgagcgcgcataagagccttccactcagaggcttgcttccctaacaaagaccatagcctatgctctgtcactggtggggaatggtgtgtttccaaaaaagtcctacaatggCCAAAAATAAGGCTCCCCTTTTTGGTACTTGGTGGGGATTTCCCAGCCGTGGTGCCTTTATTTCGGGTGTCTCGTAATACGACTGTacgcaaagcctgcactgaacatagcctccctcctgtcatgaacactccctccctgtccactcaagagtggctcatggtttaatacgactgtaggcaaagcctgcactgaacatagcctcctgtcacgaatactccctccctgtccactcaagagtggctcatggtttcctacgataatggatttgacccttttgaagcggatgtgggtggctcttaaaagagcctttgggttcaAGTCGGGATGTTGACGTTCCGAGAAGAGTGCGTTTAACCGCCGAAACCGTACAGGGTGCGTCCCTGGCGTTTCAGAGCGTAGACCACGTCCATGGCCGTAACGGTCTTCCTCTTGGCGTGCTCGGTGTAGGTGACGGCGTCACGGATCACGTTCTCAAGGAACACCTTCAGGACACCGCGGGTCTCCTCGTAGATCAGCCCGGAGATACGCTTCACGCCGCCACGGCGAGCCAGACGGCGAATGGCGGGCTTGGTGATTCCCTGGATGTTATCGCGGAGAACCTTACGGTGACGCTTAGCGCCTCCTTTTCCGAGTCCCTTGCCGCCTTTACCTCTTCCAGACATCGTGTGTTCGCTAGCTGAGTTCAAGTGAATTAATGACGTAATTTTCGGTGCTCGGGTGCTCTTATTATCTGCGTTTGGTGGACCTGATTGAAGCCAGTGGCACAGAAAGCGCGCGCTTTTGCCTGGCCTCTGCTGCAAAGGGGAGGGCAGGGCGTTCGTTCTAGGGAACAATGGAGGAAGAAGAAATCAAAGCTACTTACTTACATGCGCGGGAAACAcactcaaatactgagctatgttgaacacaaggcccaactgtgatgtcccactcttcacattgattggtgttgttctacttgttgttgttgttgcacctgATTCAACTCTTTCAATCAGCTGTGCCTCTCCAGGGCTACCACAAAAAATGGCTACTCTACCCCtgcctggagttgggaaacactgaactaGTAGGATTCAACCCACTGCAGTTGCCAGTCACACCTAATAGAGATAGGCGTTAAAACCTCAAATAGTGTCACAAGTACAAAGGAGAAACAAAGTGCAACATACGGGAAACAAATACACAAGGAATGCCACAAACCCTATAAGGGGTCCGTAATGTCACCTCAGCAGTCATGTAGCTCTTGAAGGCCATGTAATAACgtcattcttctttttcttccctagacaggatccaggtggccatgggaagggtggtgatacctctgcaagctgaaacgcagtaaaacattcctcagacacccacccaacacacacacaataaagggatcattttcctatgcgtacagaggtgatagggatgtgcaaatattgtatggtacttttttcaaaaaacaataacatagcCTTATATTACGGAAATAGTGGTATGAGGTGGATCCTTTATAGGCCAGAGAGCCTCAGCTGTTGCATTGAATGATCTCAACAGGTCATTTCAAAGGGGACAAATGAGGCCCAAGGGCACATACTGGCGATTGACCAATCGGTGCAGTTGATTCACATCTCAGATGTGACTAGGTATCATCTTACAACTTATTGTTGCCATAATTGTCTCTTACGTGCACTTAGTGGCTGCCGGCCCTCGGTTTAGTACATCGAGCAACAGAGGTTGCCTTTTAGGAGAATGACTGACAAGCGTTCAACTAGCTGGGATGCAGCTAGTGTCATCAAAGCACTTTGTCATAGCAAGTTAGAAGAAATAGGTTAAGGTTACGAAAAGGCTTAGGCTTACCCCAAATGTCACGTCCGTTCGTAGCTGTACTCCGTGTAGGCACAACAAGTCatcacacagagagcacacttgAAGCACAACTGCACTGCCTGGAAGGCCGCAACGGACTGAATTGGAATCCCTCAAACAGCACGCTAACTACATTCCGCTTTATGATGTCACAGTCAGCCCCTCGGAACACTGGTCCTCAACAATCTCAAACACCTTGGATACCCAAGCCAAACATTCTCGAATCACTCACATTCACAAATCAACCAGGGCGAAGAAGGCTGCCAGGAATTGAATGCTGAAAAGCTAACCTCCTTCACAGAGCAACATCATAGGACTGGGAGTTTGTGTTCAACAGCTTGCGTTCCCCTATTATCAAGGGCTTAGTTCCTCTATAGGCTACAGTGCAGATACTTCACATGCAGAgtacaacaacaaataacagagggcctgttaccacaccctataggctaggagttgaacttggaccacaatgacattggtagtaattagcctgcagcataaatgacagctccctaacggggacataaagtggaaatggaagtgcgacacatagaggaaaagtcctaatcctaatcaaatagacacatttttttaaatttttatttttatttatttcaccaggtaggcaagttgagaacaagttctcatttacaattgcgacctggccaagattaagcaaagcagttcgacacatacaacgacacagacttacacatggagtaaaacaaacatacagtcaataatacagtataaacaagtctatatacgatgtgagcaaatgaggtgagataagggaggtaaaggcaaaaaaagcccatggtggcaaagtaaatacaatatagcaagtaaaacactggaatggtacatttgcaatggaagacatgtgcaaagtagaaataaaaataatggggtgcaaaggagcaaaataaatacattcattaaatacagtagggaaagaggtagttgtttggcctaaattataggtgggctatgtacaggtgcagtaatctgtgagctgctctgacagttggtgcttaaagctagtgagggagataagtgtttccagtttcagagatttttgtagttcgttccagtcattggcagcagagaactggaaggagaggcggccaaagaaagaattggttttgggggtgactagagagatatacatacacctgtttagcagatgtcgggaaatgcttgtgttactagctccaacagcacagtaagatctaaccatgttccaacattccacacaatacacccaaatgcaattggaatacatcaatatatggacgagcaatgtcagaccgtccgtagactaacataccttacaatacaatactttatatatccacatgacatgagctatgcaaaccacctccacgttaggaatgtgcccagtgatatctaacaaaaacacacacctccgtggaacccacatggcaagacaggaaggaagacatGCAGGAGTGCTCATGAAGAAGACCGGAATCATCTCCAATCAAGTGAACAATGTCAAAGGAATAGGGCAAGTCATATAGATAGGGAGGCAT belongs to Oncorhynchus mykiss isolate Arlee unplaced genomic scaffold, USDA_OmykA_1.1 un_scaffold_432, whole genome shotgun sequence and includes:
- the LOC118956957 gene encoding histone H4 translates to MSGRGKGGKGLGKGGAKRHRKVLRDNIQGITKPAIRRLARRGGVKRISGLIYEETRGVLKVFLENVIRDAVTYTEHAKRKTVTAMDVVYALKRQGRTLYGFGG
- the LOC118956956 gene encoding histone H2B is translated as MPEPAKSAPKKGSKKAVTKTAGKGGKKRRKSRKESYAIYVYKVLKQVHPDTGISSKAMGIMNSFVNDIFERIAGESSRLAHYNKRSTITSREIQTAVRLLLPGELAKHAVSEGTKAVTKYTSSK
- the LOC110493829 gene encoding histone H1-like, which codes for MAEVAPAPAAAAPAKAPKKKAAAKPKKAGPSVGELIVKAVSASKERSGVSLAALKKSLAAGGYDVEKNNSRVKIAVKSLVTKGTLVQTKGTGASGSFKLNKKAVEAKKPAKKAAAPKAKKVAAKKPAAAKKPKKVAAKKAVAAKKSPKKAKKPATPKKAAKSPKKVKKPAAAAKKAAKSPKKATKAAKPKAAKPKAAKAKKAAPKKK